In one Leishmania mexicana MHOM/GT/2001/U1103 complete genome, chromosome 19 genomic region, the following are encoded:
- a CDS encoding phosphatidic acid phosphatase protein-like protein has protein sequence MVALSKGFYYAWNQYHLLDWIVLAILVLITTIVTISMKPYCRDFSWNDTTIAHPSHADTFPDYSLALMVMFSVAFYVIFIWYLVRPLQEFFGEPLDWYRIGGADAGTSGEGSEYADVDTVANARQLRVRDMQTGRGLVYPWLRAQLWSVGMESCVTAVLKLYAGRLRPDYLSRLKAAGYTSSMSHLPDPQTNPDYYCALMDAHPALKEGRLSFPSGHSSTSFAVCTVLSLFFVAHLRPFARHASFTRLIICLLPISVSLVCAVSRTRDNKHHFSDIVAGSLIGAVSAFLSFHGTFRQVGGATGIYFARTAMDIEYDQLREWKSPGASEGSSAGVEISSPGGSSMNYQSTNKREEGPRCRSASPINRMSDAVVTINDSVRRPTGLTERRLNEDPAAVPWI, from the coding sequence ATGGTAGCGCTCAGCAAGGGGTTCTACTACGCGTGGAACCAGTACCACCTGCTTGACTGGATCGTCCTGGCCATCCTGGTCCTCATCACCACGATCGTTACGATTTCGATGAAGCCGTACTGTCGAGACTTCTCGTGGAATGACACCACTATCGCGCACCCGAGCCATGCAGACACGTTTCCCGACTACTCGCTGGCACTCATGGTGATGTTTTCCGTCGCGTTTTACGTGATATTCATCTGGTACCTCGTGCGCCCGCTGCAGGAGTTCTTCGGTGAGCCGCTGGACTGGTATAGGAtcggcggtgctgacgcCGGCACAAGCGGCGAGGGCAGCGAGTACGCAGATGTCGACACTGTAGCGAACGCGAGGCAGCTGCGTGTCCGCGACATGCAGACTGGTCGTGGACTGGTGTATCCGTGGCTGCGTGCACAGCTCTGGTCTGTTGGAATGGAGTCCTGCGTGACAGCGGTGCTCAAACTGTACGCCGGCCGGCTTCGGCCGGACTACCTGAGCCGGCTCAAGGCAGCTGGGTACACGAGCTCGATGTCGCATCTGCCCGACCCGCAGACGAACCCTGACTACTACTGCGCCCTCATGGATGCCCACccggcgctgaaggagggCCGGCTATCTTTTCCATCcgggcacagcagcacgtcCTTTGCGGTGTGCAcagttctctctctcttcttcgtcgCCCATCTGCGGCCATTCGCGCGGCACGCCAGCTTTACCCGGCTTATTATTTGCCTGTTGCCGATCTCTGTATCgctcgtgtgtgcggtgAGCCGCACGCGCGACAACAAGCACCATTTTTCTGACATCGTCGCCGGGTCGCTGATCGGGGCCGTCTCCGCCTTTCTGTCGTTCCACGGTACCTTTCGGCAGGTGGGCGGAGCGACTGGCATCTACTTTGCCCGCACCGCGATGGACATCGAGTATGATCAGTTGCGCGAGTGGAAATCACCTGGCGCCAGCGAAGGCAGCAGTGCTGGCGTGGAGATCTCTAGTcctggcggcagcagtaTGAACTACCAATCGACTAACAAGAGGGAAGAAGGCCCGCGCTGTAGGTCTGCGTCGCCGATAAACAGGATGAGCGACGCTGTCGTGACCATCAACGACTCGGTACGGAGGCCGACAGGGCTGACGGAACGGCGGCTGAACGAGGACCCGGCGGCCGTTCCGTGGATCTAG
- a CDS encoding phosphatidic acid phosphatase protein-like protein, with the protein MFGRRVFASAPLPRHMWAKMHIQXAAQAQRILPSYAGTSXEGSEYADVDTVANARQLRVRDMQTGRGLVYPWLRAQLWSVGMESCVTAVLKLYAGRLRPDYLSRLKAAGYTSSMSHLPDPQTNPDYYCALMDAHPALKEGRLSFPSGHSSTSFAVCTVLSLFFVAHLRPFARHASFTRLIICLLPISVSLVCAVSRTRDNKHHFSDIVAGSLIGAVSAFLSFHGTFRQVGGATGIYFARTAMDIEYDQLREWKSPGASEGSSAGVEISSPGGSSMNYQSTNKREEGPRCRSASPINRMSDAVVTINDSVRRPTGLTERRLNEDPAAVPWI; encoded by the exons ATGTTCGGCCGTCGCGTCTTTGCGAGCGCACCGCTCCCACGCCATATGTGGGCGAAGATGCACATCCAANACGCGGCCCAAGCGCAGCGCATCCTGCCCTCCT ACGCCGGCACAAGCGNCGAGGGCAGCGAGTACGCAGATGTCGACACTGTAGCGAACGCGAGGCAGCTGCGTGTCCGCGACATGCAGACTGGTCGTGGACTGGTGTATCCGTGGCTGCGTGCACAGCTCTGGTCTGTTGGAATGGAGTCCTGCGTGACAGCGGTGCTCAAACTGTACGCCGGCCGGCTTCGGCCGGACTACCTGAGCCGGCTCAAGGCAGCTGGGTACACGAGCTCGATGTCGCATCTGCCCGACCCGCAGACGAACCCTGACTACTACTGCGCCCTCATGGATGCCCACccggcgctgaaggagggCCGGCTATCTTTTCCATCcgggcacagcagcacgtcCTTTGCGGTGTGCAcagttctctctctcttcttcgtcgCCCATCTGCGGCCATTCGCGCGGCACGCCAGCTTTACCCGGCTTATTATTTGCCTGTTGCCGATCTCTGTATCgctcgtgtgtgcggtgAGCCGCACGCGCGACAACAAGCACCATTTTTCTGACATCGTCGCCGGGTCGCTGATCGGGGCCGTCTCCGCCTTTCTGTCGTTCCACGGTACCTTTCGGCAGGTGGGCGGAGCGACTGGCATCTACTTTGCCCGCACCGCGATGGACATCGAGTATGATCAGTTGCGCGAGTGGAAATCACCTGGCGCCAGCGAAGGCAGCAGTGCTGGCGTGGAGATCTCTAGTcctggcggcagcagtaTGAACTACCAATCGACTAACAAGAGGGAAGAAGGCCCGCGCTGTAGGTCTGCGTCGCCGATAAACAGGATGAGCGACGCTGTCGTGACCATCAACGACTCGGTACGGAGGCCGACAGGGCTGACGGAACGGCGGCTGAACGAGGACCCGGCGGCCGTTCCGTGGATCTAG
- a CDS encoding putative cation transporter: protein MRPSAVAKTTTAGGTTAQLHAHSHRHGGHAHAHSHGSIEKGISGKYLRQCQMVTLAGGATNVFFCVTKLWIGSAGGSVALVADGFHSLTDILADIISYVAISLSRKKLPRCQFPLGIGRLETSGAVIVAAILFFGGVALLVQSLEQCFGDVVTLLETAAPTGGIAAALALGARRAMAALWGNSTSAGSPPGHTHAHGSHKHSHEENHGGGDHQGHSHFQVMIYDEDIGKEVILWAMVGIATASVVCKELLFRWTRRVGLRAGSRVVVANAYHHRADAWSGGVALFGVAGQVMGLPGVDGLAGLAVSLSICKIGYGIFKDSILEFFDYQNAEEVSAIREQLQKFNLRIVHGVDVVPNHKSQNAVKAAASGAEASSTNSPTTASSSDEDDTVHRKKMHFINVFLVRHGHQYAVHVTLLVYESVSAQQIKEAADLITALARRSLPVQDTFTTLLVCSNYTESREVSLGDSNDNGADEKSAAATSSAATAANNHGHSPAGSSGSFSRAHGGDDSATSTPLIAATGAIINPSLERCIASLQEFHTFTAPIRYSWEERTITVPSSESCECERDISSVAEMFKCRLISGGTSSAKKTAADSAEGCGHSCSHGSHADHSH, encoded by the coding sequence ATGAGACCCTCTGCAGTCGCCAAAACCACCACtgccggcggcaccaccgcccaactgcacgcacacagccacCGCCATGGCGGCCACGCCCACGCTCACAGCCATGGCAGCATTGAGAAGGGGATTTCAGGCAAGTACTTGCGTCAGTGCCAGATGGTCACCTTGGCAGGTGGGGCCACAAACGTGTTCTTCTGCGTTACGAAACTGTGGATCGGCTCTGCTGGTGGCTCCGTTGCTCTCGTCGCCGACGGTTTCCATTCCCTCACAGACATTCTCGCAGACATCATCTCCTACGTCGCCATCTCGCTTTCCCGCAAgaagctgccgcgctgccagTTTCCGCTAGGCATCGGTCGCCTCGAAACCTCCGGCGCTGTCATTGTGGCGGCAATTCTCTTCTTCGGCGGTGTAGCTCTCCTTGTGCAGTCGCTCGAGCAGTGCTTCGGCGATGTGGTGACCCTGCTggagacagcggcgccgacgggTGGCATtgctgccgccctcgcgcTCGGCGCCCGCCGTGCGATGGCCGCGTTGTGGGGCAACTCCACGTCGGCAGGGTCCCCACCGgggcacacccacgcacacgggtCGCACAAGCACAGCCACGAGGAAAACCACGGCGGTGGGGATCACCAAGGCCACAGTCACTTTCAGGTGATGATCTACGACGAGGACATTGGAAAGGAGGTGATTCTATGGGCCATGGTCGGCATCGCTACGGCGTCAGTGGTTTGTAAAGAGCTCCTGTTCCGGTGGACACGACGCGTCGGGCTGCGCGCGGGATCGCGGGTCGTGGTGGCCAACGCGTACCACCATCGCGCGGATGCGTGGAGCGGGGGGGTGGCACTGTTTGGTGTAGCTGGGCAGGTGATGGGTCTGCCTGGCGTGGACGGACTTGCTGGTCTTGCCGTGTCGCTATCCATCTGCAAAATCGGCTACGGTATTTTCAAGGACTCCATTCTTGAGTTTTTCGACTACCAGAATGCCGAGGAGGTCAGTGCCATTCGAGAGCAGCTGCAAAAGTTTAACCTCCGCATCGTGCATGGGGTAGATGTGGTCCCGAACCACAAGTCCCAGAACGCGGTaaaggcggcggcctccGGAGCAGAAGCTTCGTCAACGAactcccccaccaccgcctcgagCTCCGATGAGGACGACACCGTTCACCGCAAGAAGATGCACTTCATCAACGTGTTTCTCGTGCGTCACGGCCACCAGTACGCCGTGCACGTCACGCTGCTCGTCTACGAGAGCGTCTCTGCGCAGCAAATCAAAGAAGCAGCCGACCTGATCACGGCACTGGCTCGTCGCAGTCTGCCGGTTCAGGACACTTTTACGACCCTACTCGTCTGCAGCAACTACACTGAGTCACGAGAAGTATCTCTCGGTGACTCCAATGATAATGGAGCTGACGAAAAaagcgcagctgccacgtcgagtgccgccactgcggccAACAACCATGGCCATTCCCCCGCAGGGTCCAGTGGCTCGTTCTCACGAGCACACGGTGGCGATGATAGCGCTACCTCGACTCCGCTGATCGCTGCCACAGGTGCCATCATCAACCCGTCGCTCGAGCGGTGCATCGCGTCCCTGCAGGAGTTCCACACGTTCACGGCGCCGATTCGCTACAGCTGGGAGGAGCGCACCATCACTGTCCCCTCGTCGGAGTCGTGCGAGTGCGAGCGCGACATCAGCTCCGTTGCCGAAATGTTCAAGTGCCGCCTCATCAGCGGCGGGACCTCTTCCGCCAAGAAGACCGCCGCAGACTCGGCGGAGGGGTGCGGCCACAGCTGCTCTCACGGCTCACACGCCGACCATTCGCATTAA
- a CDS encoding transcription initiation factor-like protein (TFIID-like protein), translating to MDDDYAFFESDNLVEEELPVIGAFPDPVAEFGGVVGTTGAIGDLALTADGHLAAAAATLPGGDGAAPKLDFDELPPPIKNVQEFLPNVHPDAFPVVVAVQAQASIPVGINLAELSCATRNVEYMPNNRIPSATMRLHEPTAVVMMHNSGALSIIGAASVSEARQAAELAARIIRKALNLNFSSLKFRVRSIAARFNVCSPIRLDKLAAYKLDPAMSIGVAKLQVSYEPERFNGCVLRLVGKSSRGDNQWSVSCSVFVTGKVQLMGARSMDELRFAFNAFVPIIAKNLDERKTA from the coding sequence ATGGACGATGACTACGCTTTCTTCGAATCGGACAACTTagtcgaggaggagctgccaGTCATCGGTGCCTTTCCTGACCCCGTTGCCGAGTttggcggcgtcgtcggGACCACCGGTGCAATTGGCGATTTGGCTCTGACAGCGGACGGTcatctcgctgctgccgcagccacgctgcccggcggcgacggcgctgctcccaAGCTGGACTTTGACGAGCTCCCTCCACCCATCAAGAATGTCCAAGAGTTCCTGCCGAATGTTCACCCGGACGCCTTCCCCGTTGTCGTAGCCGTGCAAGCGCAGGCCAGTATTCCAGTCGGCATTAACCTCGCTGAACTTAGCTGTGCCACACGCAACGTGGAGTACATGCCGAACAACCGAATTCCATCTGCGACGATGCGGCTGCATGAGCCGACTGCCGTCGTCATGATGCACAACTCAGGGGCTCTCAGCATCATCGGCGCAGCTAGCGTCAGTGAAGCGCGccaggcggcggagctggcggcccGTATCATCCGCAAAGCTCTCAACCTCAACTTCTCATCCCTCAAGTTCCGCGTCCGCTCCATCGCGGCGCGCTTCAACGTGTGCAGTCCGATTCGTCTCGACAAGCTCGCCGCCTACAAATTAGACCCCGCCATGTCGATCGGGGTGGCGAAGCTGCAGGTCAGCTACGAGCCAGAGCGCTTCAACGGCTGCGTGCTTCGCCTCGTCGGCAAGTCCTCGCGCGGGGACAACCAGTGGAGTgtgagctgcagcgtgttTGTGACCGGCAAGGTGCAGTTGATGGGCGCCCGAAGCATGGATGAACTGCGCTTTGCCTTCAACGCGTTTGTGCCCATCATTGCCAAGAATTTGGACGAGCGGAAGACTGCCTAG
- a CDS encoding cysteine peptidase A (CBA): MARRNPLLFAIVVTILFVVCYGSALIAQTPPPVDNFVASAHYGSFKKRHGKAFGGDAEEGHRFNAFKQNMQTAYFLNTQNPHAHYDVSGKFADLTPQEFAKLYLNPDYYARHLKDHKEDVHVDDSAPSGVMSVDWRDKGAVTPVKNQGLCGSCWAFSAIGNIEGQWAASGHSLVSLSEQMLVSCDNIDEGCNGGLMDQAMNWIMQSHNGSVFTEASYPYTSGGGTRPPCHDEGEVGAKITGFLSLPHDEERIAEWVEKRGPVAVAVDATTWQLYFGGVVSLCLAWSLNHGVLIVGFNKNAKPPYWIVKNSWGSSWGEKGYIRLAMGSNQCMLKNYPVSATVESPHTPHVPTTTA, encoded by the coding sequence ATGGCGCGCCGCAACCCCCTTTTGTTTGCGATAGTGGTGACGATCCTGTTCGTGGTGTGCTACGGTTCCGCTCTCATCGCCCAgacacccccccccgtcgACAACTTCGTTGCCTCAGCGCATTACGGAAGTTTCAAGAAGCGCCATGGCAAGGCCTTCGGCGGGGACGCCGAGGAGGGTCACCGCTTCAATGCCTTCAAGCAGAACATGCAGACAGCCTACTTCCTCAACACGCAGAACCCCCACGCGCACTACGACGTGTCTGGCAAGTTCGCGGACCTCACCCCGCAGGAGTTCGCCAAGCTGTACCTGAATCCCGACTACTACGCGCGCCACCTCAAGGATCACAAGGAGGACGTGCACGTCGACGACAGCGCCCCCAGTGGTGTGATGTCGGTGGACTGGCGTGATAAGGGTGCCGTGACGCCGGTGAAGAACCAGGGATTATGCGGCTCGTGCTGGGCCTTCTCCGCCATTGGCAACATCGAAGGTCAGTGGGCTGCAAGCGGCCACTCGTTGGTTTCACTGTCAGAGCAGATGCTCGTGTCGTGCGACAACATCGATGAAGGGTGCAACGGCGGGCTGATGGACCAAGCAATGAACTGGATCATGCAGAGTCACAACGGCAGTGTGTTCACGGAGGCCAGCTATCCCTACACctctggcggcggcaccagacCGCCGTGCCATGACGAAGGTGAAGTTGGCGCTAAAATCACCGGTTTCCTCTCCCTGCCGCACGACGAGGAGCGGATCGCGGAGTGggtggagaagagaggccccgtcgccgtcgccgtcgacgcgaCAACCTGGCAGCTGTACTTTGGCGGTGTGGtctccctctgcctcgcGTGGTCGCTCAACCACGGTGTGCTCATTGTCGGCTTCAACAAAAACGCGAAACCGCCGTACTGGATCGTGAAGAACTCGTGGGGCTCCTCGTGGGGTGAGAAGGGGTACATCCGCCTTGCCATGGGCAGCAACCAGTGCATGCTCAAGAATTACCCCGTGTCGGCCACGGTTGAAAGCCCCCACACCCCGCACGTGCCGACGACAACGGCCTAG